A window of the Candidatus Nitrosotalea okcheonensis genome harbors these coding sequences:
- the rpl12p gene encoding 50S ribosomal protein P1 — MEYVYAALLLHKQKKEINEANIANVVKASGAEVNEAQVKALVAALADVNIEEAIKAAPVAVAAPAAPSGGGASEAKKEADLPSAKTEEQAMEGLSALFG, encoded by the coding sequence ATGGAATACGTATACGCTGCGTTGCTTTTGCACAAACAAAAGAAGGAAATCAACGAAGCAAATATTGCTAATGTTGTCAAGGCTTCAGGTGCTGAAGTTAATGAGGCACAAGTAAAGGCACTTGTTGCTGCACTCGCAGATGTAAACATTGAGGAAGCAATAAAGGCTGCCCCAGTAGCAGTTGCTGCACCTGCAGCACCATCAGGTGGAGGCGCATCGGAAGCAAAGAAAGAGGCTGATCTGCCATCTGCAAAGACAGAAGAACAGGCAATGGAAGGTCTTTCTGCACTATTTGGTTAA
- a CDS encoding trimeric intracellular cation channel family protein — protein sequence MTELSSPIQTIVLILDLFGTMAFAVTGAFKAIEHKADIVGIIILATITGVAGGTMRDIILGHFPPHSISDPNYVIITTVTGIVIFFLYPRMQKHWNLFLKFDALGLGVFTAIGATLAYQLFGMNFLAMAMAGMITAVGGGILRDMFVNEVPMVFVKELYASASFLGVVVFYILLIVQLQIEVATVGSILVTTILRLVAMKYNWNLPKVR from the coding sequence TTGACTGAACTATCATCTCCAATTCAAACTATTGTGTTGATATTGGATTTGTTTGGAACGATGGCTTTTGCAGTTACTGGGGCATTCAAGGCAATTGAACACAAAGCAGACATTGTAGGAATTATAATTCTTGCAACTATCACTGGTGTAGCTGGAGGTACTATGAGGGACATAATACTTGGACATTTTCCACCCCATTCTATATCTGATCCAAATTATGTGATAATTACTACTGTTACTGGCATTGTCATATTCTTTCTTTATCCTAGAATGCAAAAACACTGGAATTTGTTTTTAAAATTCGATGCTCTCGGATTGGGTGTCTTTACTGCCATCGGGGCAACTCTGGCATATCAATTGTTTGGGATGAATTTTCTAGCGATGGCCATGGCTGGAATGATAACTGCAGTAGGTGGGGGAATCTTGAGGGATATGTTTGTAAATGAAGTACCTATGGTTTTTGTCAAAGAACTGTATGCATCAGCAAGTTTTCTAGGCGTTGTTGTTTTTTACATTCTTCTAATAGTCCAACTTCAAATAGAAGTGGCAACAGTCGGCTCAATACTAGTTACAACAATACTGCGATTGGTTGCCATGAAATACAACTGGAATCTGCCCAAAGTACGCTAA